The proteins below are encoded in one region of Planifilum fimeticola:
- the racE gene encoding glutamate racemase, whose translation MNRDDQPAVGILDSGVGGLTVAKEVLRQLPGERIIYFGDTSRCPYGPRPGEEVLRFTLEIVRFLEQFPLKALVIACNTATAVAVDVVRKRTAVPVLGVIEPGARAAIQSTRQGRIGVIGTQGTVRSGAYEKALKRLNPGLFVVSHACPALVPLVESDCGGTEEARRVVESSLEPLKKHDVDTLILGCTHYPLIADLIGEVMGEGVQLISSAEETARELKTLLEGRNLLSSEGTDRPAAHRFFTSGDPDFFRRIAERWLGCSVQVIRAAAETSVPTSL comes from the coding sequence ATGAATCGGGATGACCAACCGGCGGTCGGCATATTGGATTCCGGTGTCGGCGGATTGACCGTGGCAAAAGAAGTGTTGAGGCAGCTGCCCGGCGAACGCATCATCTATTTTGGGGACACGAGCCGATGTCCCTACGGCCCGCGGCCGGGAGAAGAGGTTCTTCGTTTCACGTTGGAGATCGTCCGGTTTTTGGAGCAATTTCCCCTCAAGGCCCTGGTCATCGCTTGCAACACGGCCACAGCCGTGGCAGTCGACGTGGTGCGAAAGCGGACGGCCGTACCGGTGCTGGGGGTGATCGAACCCGGAGCCCGCGCGGCAATCCAATCGACTCGTCAGGGACGGATCGGTGTGATCGGAACTCAGGGGACGGTGCGGAGCGGGGCCTACGAGAAGGCGTTGAAACGGTTAAATCCCGGGCTGTTTGTCGTCAGCCACGCCTGTCCGGCCCTCGTTCCGCTGGTGGAGAGCGATTGCGGCGGGACGGAAGAGGCCCGTCGGGTGGTGGAATCCTCGCTGGAGCCCTTGAAAAAGCACGATGTCGACACCCTGATTCTCGGCTGCACCCATTATCCGCTGATCGCCGATCTGATCGGCGAGGTGATGGGAGAAGGCGTGCAATTGATCAGCTCCGCCGAGGAGACGGCGCGGGAACTGAAAACCCTGCTGGAGGGCCGGAATCTTCTGTCTTCGGAGGGGACGGATCGTCCCGCTGCTCATCGCTTTTTTACCAGCGGCGATCCCGATTTTTTCCGGCGGATCGCCGAGCGGTGGCTGGGCTGCTCCGTGCAGGTCATCCGTGCGGCGGCGGAGACATCGGTTCCCACTTCCCTCTGA
- the wrbA gene encoding NAD(P)H:quinone oxidoreductase, with translation MSVKLAIFYYSSTGTNHQLAKWAAEAAQEAGAEVRIRKVQELAPESAIEQNPAWKAHHEATKNEPVASLEDLEWADAYIFSVPTRFGNVPSQMKQFLDTAGGLWAEGKLANKVVSAMSSASNPHGGQEQTILALYTTFMHWGAIIAAPGYTDPSIFAGGGNPYGTSVTVDQDGNMKEDVKDAVKHQARRTVQVAQWLQKGMQ, from the coding sequence ATGAGCGTCAAGCTTGCTATTTTCTATTACAGCTCCACCGGGACCAACCACCAGCTGGCGAAATGGGCGGCCGAAGCGGCGCAAGAAGCCGGAGCCGAAGTGAGGATCCGAAAGGTGCAGGAACTGGCCCCGGAGTCGGCCATCGAACAAAACCCCGCTTGGAAGGCGCACCATGAAGCGACGAAAAATGAACCGGTTGCCTCCCTGGAGGATCTCGAGTGGGCGGATGCCTATATTTTCAGCGTTCCCACCCGGTTTGGGAATGTACCTTCCCAGATGAAGCAGTTCCTGGACACCGCGGGAGGCCTGTGGGCCGAAGGGAAACTGGCCAACAAAGTGGTGAGCGCCATGTCCAGCGCTTCGAACCCGCACGGGGGGCAGGAACAAACCATCCTGGCCCTGTATACCACGTTCATGCATTGGGGAGCCATCATCGCCGCACCCGGTTACACGGATCCCTCCATTTTTGCGGGCGGAGGCAATCCCTACGGAACCAGCGTCACGGTCGACCAGGATGGAAACATGAAAGAAGACGTGAAAGACGCGGTCAAACATCAAGCCCGGCGCACCGTCCAGGTCGCCCAGTGGCTGCAGAAAGGAATGCAATGA
- a CDS encoding nitroreductase family protein, with the protein MDVLTAIEKRREITRFKPDPIPDRLMDALLQSLYLAPSGNNLPSREFIVVKDREMLRSLTPTTPYMKWLEQAAVGIVIIGRPDVSKYWLQDASIAGGYAWLTAVSLGLGAAWGAVYHSEDEAESKRREDRVRKLLGVPDQHRVVAVLGFGFPDEVPNPKEMYPLERVVHREGYGK; encoded by the coding sequence ATGGATGTCCTGACCGCCATCGAAAAGCGTCGGGAAATCACCCGTTTTAAACCCGATCCGATTCCGGACCGTCTGATGGATGCATTGCTTCAATCCCTGTATCTGGCCCCGAGCGGAAATAACCTTCCCTCCCGGGAATTCATCGTCGTCAAGGATCGCGAAATGCTTCGATCCCTCACTCCGACCACTCCCTACATGAAATGGCTTGAACAAGCCGCCGTCGGAATCGTCATCATCGGCAGGCCGGATGTCAGCAAATATTGGCTGCAGGACGCATCCATCGCCGGGGGGTACGCCTGGCTCACCGCCGTTTCGCTGGGACTCGGTGCCGCCTGGGGAGCCGTTTACCACTCCGAGGATGAGGCGGAATCGAAGAGACGGGAAGATCGGGTCAGGAAGCTTCTGGGAGTCCCCGATCAACACCGGGTGGTGGCCGTTTTGGGCTTCGGATTCCCCGATGAAGTGCCGAATCCAAAGGAAATGTACCCGCTGGAACGGGTGGTCCACCGGGAAGGATACGGAAAGTAA
- a CDS encoding GerMN domain-containing protein yields MRVRIACTVLVLLLMPFALTGCLFGPEQETSAPIDPPPAGVEEKYEKQGAQKEAESKEEAKADKKSQARVQLYFLANNGYVVPYAVDMPKVEGIAKEAMNMLVAGSEAESRLPEGFRGVLPKGTKVKGLNIQDGTATVDFSKEFLSYRTEMEKKILDAVTWTLTGFDSVERVNIWVDGRPLAKMPKGKSPAQGLTRNRGINLELAEGVNIGQSMPVTLYFLGQASDNTVYYVPVTRMINRSDDVAESVMQQLILGPKHGSGLSGALAETLKVNKLEVKDKTVLADFGGQLLQYGKGKSASKDAIQTIVLSLTENTGADKVKITVNGKAEANVEGKPLDKAVNRPEIVNPASL; encoded by the coding sequence ATGCGGGTGAGGATCGCATGCACGGTACTGGTCTTGTTGCTCATGCCTTTCGCCCTGACGGGATGCTTGTTCGGTCCGGAGCAAGAGACCTCCGCACCGATTGATCCGCCTCCTGCAGGAGTGGAGGAGAAGTACGAAAAGCAGGGGGCGCAAAAGGAGGCTGAATCGAAGGAGGAGGCCAAGGCGGACAAAAAGAGCCAGGCGCGGGTTCAGCTCTATTTCTTGGCGAACAACGGATACGTGGTTCCCTACGCCGTGGACATGCCGAAGGTGGAGGGGATCGCCAAGGAAGCGATGAACATGCTGGTTGCGGGCAGCGAGGCCGAATCCCGGTTGCCCGAGGGGTTCAGGGGCGTCCTTCCGAAAGGGACGAAGGTGAAGGGGCTGAACATCCAGGACGGCACAGCCACGGTCGACTTTTCCAAGGAGTTTCTCTCCTACCGGACCGAAATGGAGAAAAAGATCCTGGACGCGGTGACCTGGACCTTGACCGGGTTTGATTCGGTAGAGCGGGTCAACATATGGGTAGACGGACGTCCCCTCGCCAAAATGCCCAAAGGGAAAAGCCCCGCCCAAGGACTCACGCGGAACCGGGGAATCAACCTGGAGTTGGCGGAAGGGGTGAACATCGGGCAAAGCATGCCGGTGACACTGTACTTCCTGGGTCAGGCGTCCGACAACACGGTGTACTACGTTCCGGTGACCCGGATGATCAACCGGTCCGATGACGTGGCCGAATCCGTGATGCAGCAACTGATTCTCGGGCCGAAACACGGTTCCGGACTGAGCGGAGCTCTGGCAGAGACCCTGAAGGTGAACAAGTTGGAGGTGAAGGACAAGACGGTGTTGGCCGACTTCGGCGGCCAGCTGCTTCAGTACGGCAAGGGGAAGTCCGCGTCGAAGGACGCCATCCAGACCATCGTTCTTTCCCTGACGGAAAATACGGGAGCCGACAAGGTGAAGATTACGGTCAACGGAAAAGCGGAGGCTAACGTGGAAGGAAAACCCCTGGACAAGGCGGTCAACCGCCCGGAAATCGTCAACCCTGCGAGCTTGTAA
- a CDS encoding cyclase family protein → MLFENCRLIDLSLPIEHEAVSEPMPARIRYITHDGEGLEQMKQLFGVQQEDLVWSGGLGWALEEITAITHTGTHVDAPYHYHPTSGGRPARRIDELPLEWFLAPAVRLDVRHIEAGRRIRVSDLEEALAGIDYRLRPGDVVLLMTGRDRFCHSPEYYRQPGLGREEVLWLVDQGVRVIGIDAYTLDRPFADMVADYKKTGDGRHIWPAHFAGIEAEYCQIEKLANLDRIPVDHGFWISCFPVKIAGASGAWCRAVAIVPEQTEGGRST, encoded by the coding sequence GTGCTTTTCGAAAACTGTCGACTGATCGATCTGAGCCTTCCGATCGAACACGAAGCCGTTTCCGAGCCGATGCCCGCCCGGATTCGGTACATCACCCATGATGGCGAGGGTTTGGAGCAGATGAAGCAGCTTTTTGGCGTGCAGCAAGAGGATCTGGTCTGGTCCGGCGGACTCGGCTGGGCCCTTGAGGAGATCACGGCGATCACCCACACCGGCACCCATGTGGATGCGCCCTATCACTACCATCCAACTTCCGGGGGCCGCCCGGCCCGACGAATTGACGAGCTTCCCCTGGAATGGTTTCTGGCGCCGGCGGTTCGCCTTGATGTTCGACATATCGAGGCGGGCAGGCGGATCCGGGTTTCCGATCTGGAAGAGGCCCTGGCCGGGATCGATTACCGGCTGCGGCCCGGCGACGTGGTCCTCCTCATGACCGGGAGGGACCGGTTTTGTCACAGCCCGGAGTACTACCGCCAGCCGGGATTGGGGCGTGAAGAGGTGTTGTGGCTTGTCGATCAGGGGGTGCGGGTGATCGGCATCGATGCCTACACCCTGGACCGACCCTTTGCGGACATGGTCGCCGATTACAAAAAAACCGGCGACGGCCGACATATCTGGCCGGCTCACTTTGCCGGAATCGAAGCGGAATACTGTCAAATCGAAAAGCTGGCCAATCTCGACCGGATTCCGGTCGACCACGGCTTCTGGATTTCGTGCTTTCCCGTGAAAATCGCCGGAGCGAGCGGGGCATGGTGTCGGGCGGTGGCCATCGTGCCGGAGCAGACGGAAGGGGGAAGGTCGACGTGA
- a CDS encoding MarR family winged helix-turn-helix transcriptional regulator, whose protein sequence is MENNKGALSEELISDIEYLLREMSLLIKRKGREILNHFPITPPQFTALLWLNEEGDMTIGELSQKMYLACSTMTDLIDRMEKNGVVVRVRDERDRRVVRVRMLERGRAIIEDVMKARREYLADILSTFSPEDVESIRKRLSMLYERMKE, encoded by the coding sequence ATGGAAAACAACAAAGGAGCACTTTCGGAAGAACTGATCTCGGACATCGAGTATCTGCTTCGGGAGATGAGCTTGCTCATCAAAAGAAAGGGACGGGAGATCCTGAACCATTTTCCGATCACTCCGCCGCAGTTTACGGCGCTCTTGTGGCTGAACGAGGAGGGGGACATGACGATCGGGGAATTGAGCCAGAAGATGTATTTGGCCTGCAGCACAATGACCGACTTGATCGACCGGATGGAAAAAAACGGTGTCGTGGTGCGGGTTCGGGACGAACGGGACCGCCGGGTGGTACGGGTTCGCATGCTGGAGAGGGGAAGGGCGATCATTGAGGATGTGATGAAGGCGCGGCGGGAGTATCTGGCGGATATTTTGTCCACGTTTTCGCCGGAGGACGTGGAGTCCATCCGCAAGCGCCTTTCTATGCTGTACGAGAGGATGAAGGAGTAG
- a CDS encoding metallophosphoesterase family protein gives MRVLIISDSHGRADLLARIVEDVQPDHMIHCGDFCTPLDRVPDVSRSVVRGNCDWEEVADEQVWEKEGIRFFVVHGHRHQVKRDLSAIRARAEEAGAQIACFGHSHVPVCEQKGNILLINPGSIAQPRGVTHPSYAVLETEAPRRVRVSFFIPDGRPLHPWGGRFSL, from the coding sequence GTGAGAGTCCTCATCATCAGCGATTCGCACGGCCGGGCCGACCTCCTCGCCCGGATCGTGGAGGATGTGCAACCGGACCACATGATTCACTGCGGGGACTTTTGCACCCCGTTGGACCGAGTGCCGGACGTTTCCCGGTCGGTGGTTCGGGGCAACTGCGATTGGGAAGAAGTGGCCGATGAGCAGGTTTGGGAGAAGGAAGGCATCCGCTTTTTCGTGGTCCACGGACACCGGCACCAGGTCAAAAGGGATTTGTCCGCGATTCGGGCCCGGGCCGAGGAGGCGGGGGCCCAGATCGCCTGCTTCGGCCATTCCCACGTGCCGGTCTGCGAACAGAAGGGAAACATCCTGCTGATAAACCCCGGGAGCATCGCGCAGCCCCGGGGGGTTACCCATCCCTCCTACGCCGTATTGGAAACGGAGGCGCCGCGACGGGTTCGGGTTTCTTTCTTCATCCCGGACGGGCGGCCCCTTCACCCGTGGGGCGGGCGGTTCTCCCTCTGA
- a CDS encoding metal-sulfur cluster assembly factor: MHLKPEEIRELLREVYDPELGVNIVDLGLVYEIRNDDGDVYIRMTLTTPGCPLHDTITRAVERLLEGQPGIRSVKVDIVWNPPWSPDKMSEEAKRQLGFFG; encoded by the coding sequence ATTCATCTGAAGCCGGAAGAGATTCGCGAGCTGCTGCGGGAGGTTTACGATCCCGAGCTCGGAGTCAACATCGTCGACCTCGGGCTCGTGTACGAAATTCGGAATGACGACGGAGACGTCTATATCCGCATGACGCTGACCACGCCGGGATGCCCGCTGCACGATACCATTACCCGTGCAGTCGAACGGCTGCTTGAGGGACAGCCGGGGATTCGCTCCGTCAAAGTGGACATCGTCTGGAATCCTCCCTGGTCGCCCGACAAGATGTCGGAAGAGGCGAAAAGGCAACTGGGCTTCTTTGGCTGA
- a CDS encoding fumarylacetoacetate hydrolase family protein: MKLLSFQLQTPDGPAARIGALVDGDRVVDLTSACYVQLLMDRSCDPRAAARIARALVPPDMVAFIEGGERTLDAAREALNAVLNGDELPTETKVIHPLKSLKLLPAVPRPPMFRDFMAFEEHVKGSVQAMGLGEVPKMWYEFPVFYKGNVQSLAAHGEDVLWPSYSRLLDFELEMAAIIGRRGADIPEERAGEHIFGFTILNDFSARDVQGQEMSVGLGPAKGKDFRTGTALGPWIVTADELPDPYNLRMRVRVNGEVWSEGRSGTIHWRFEQMIAHASRSETLYPGEVFGSGTVGRGCGLELGRWLKPGDVVELEIEGIGVLRNRVVRPGR, from the coding sequence GTGAAGCTCCTGTCCTTTCAGCTTCAAACACCGGACGGCCCTGCGGCGCGGATCGGAGCCCTGGTGGACGGCGACCGGGTGGTCGACCTCACGTCCGCCTGCTACGTTCAACTGCTCATGGATCGAAGTTGTGACCCCCGGGCGGCGGCCCGAATCGCCCGGGCCCTGGTCCCTCCCGACATGGTGGCCTTCATCGAGGGGGGGGAAAGGACGCTGGATGCGGCGCGGGAGGCCCTCAACGCGGTTCTGAACGGGGATGAGCTTCCGACGGAAACGAAGGTCATTCATCCCCTCAAATCCTTAAAGCTGCTTCCGGCGGTTCCCCGTCCCCCGATGTTCCGGGATTTCATGGCCTTTGAAGAGCATGTGAAGGGGTCGGTGCAGGCGATGGGATTGGGGGAAGTGCCGAAGATGTGGTATGAGTTTCCCGTATTTTACAAGGGAAACGTCCAATCCCTGGCCGCCCACGGGGAAGACGTTCTTTGGCCGTCCTACAGTCGGCTGTTGGATTTTGAATTGGAGATGGCGGCGATCATCGGGCGCAGGGGCGCCGATATCCCGGAGGAGCGGGCCGGGGAGCACATTTTCGGCTTTACCATTTTGAACGACTTCAGCGCCCGGGATGTCCAGGGGCAGGAGATGAGCGTGGGGCTGGGGCCGGCAAAGGGGAAGGATTTTCGAACGGGGACCGCTTTGGGTCCGTGGATTGTGACGGCAGATGAACTCCCCGACCCCTACAACCTGAGGATGAGGGTGCGGGTCAACGGCGAAGTGTGGTCCGAGGGGCGTTCGGGAACCATCCACTGGCGTTTTGAGCAGATGATCGCCCATGCGTCGCGGAGCGAGACCCTCTATCCGGGAGAGGTTTTTGGATCGGGCACCGTGGGCCGCGGTTGCGGGCTGGAGCTCGGGCGCTGGCTGAAGCCGGGCGACGTGGTGGAGCTGGAAATCGAGGGGATCGGCGTGCTCCGCAACCGGGTGGTGCGTCCGGGCCGGTGA
- a CDS encoding ferredoxin, whose product MAKYTLVDKETCIACGACGAAAPDIFDYDDEGLAENILEGDDNRGVVEVPEELYEELEDAHTGCPTGSIKISSQPMDGDPDKAEE is encoded by the coding sequence ATGGCCAAATACACCCTGGTGGATAAAGAGACATGTATCGCCTGCGGAGCTTGCGGAGCGGCCGCACCCGACATCTTTGACTATGATGATGAAGGGCTGGCCGAGAACATCCTGGAAGGGGACGACAACCGGGGAGTGGTGGAAGTTCCCGAAGAACTGTACGAGGAACTGGAAGATGCCCATACCGGTTGTCCCACCGGATCGATCAAAATTTCCTCACAGCCGATGGACGGAGATCCCGACAAAGCAGAAGAATAA
- a CDS encoding alkaline phosphatase D family protein, giving the protein MDKDKPSLDQWLDPDFLRSKRMDRRSFLQEVGRITTLSLSLTLSGALLKNVPVEAAPRFPSYPFTLGVASGDPMPDSVVLWTRLAPDPLNGGGMPPRDIPVRWEVAADEGFRRIVQSGTAYARSDLAHTVHVEVSGLQPDRQYFYRFKAGSELSPVGRTKTLPAPDAAVPVFTFAFASCQHFEHGYYTAYRRMAEEDLDLILHLGDYIYEHGTGEYLSPSGNVRSHNSRKPQTLEEYRNRHALYKTDPELQKAHAAFPWVVVWDDHEVENNYAGTVPQGEEERRDFIRRRTAAYRAYYEHMPLRSRFMPRQGGIQLYRRFRCGNLADFHVLDTRQYRDDQANGDGWKPPSRESTEPNRTLLGAEQERWLLNGLERSEAQWNVIAQQVFFSKKDVRIGDGELLNMDSWDGYPANRDRILKFITHKGISNLVVLTGDVHSNWANEIKADFDRPDSPTVGVEFVGTSITSDGDGFDTRSDIRRILAENPHIKFFNGQRGYVRCTVTPDTWRTDYRVLPYVSRPDAPITTRATFVVENGRPGLRRADGESSMVTIG; this is encoded by the coding sequence ATGGACAAGGACAAACCTTCACTGGACCAATGGCTCGATCCCGACTTCCTCCGGTCGAAACGGATGGACCGCCGAAGCTTTTTGCAGGAGGTGGGGCGAATCACCACCCTTTCCCTCAGCCTCACCCTCTCAGGCGCCCTGCTGAAAAATGTTCCCGTTGAGGCTGCGCCCCGGTTTCCCTCCTATCCCTTCACCCTTGGGGTGGCCTCGGGGGACCCCATGCCGGACAGCGTCGTCCTGTGGACCCGGCTGGCCCCGGATCCCCTGAACGGCGGCGGAATGCCGCCCCGCGACATTCCCGTCCGGTGGGAAGTGGCCGCCGACGAAGGATTCCGCCGCATCGTCCAAAGCGGAACCGCCTACGCCCGGTCGGACCTCGCCCATACCGTACACGTGGAAGTGTCGGGACTTCAGCCGGACCGCCAATATTTTTACCGTTTCAAAGCCGGGTCCGAACTGAGCCCCGTCGGGCGGACCAAGACCCTTCCCGCTCCCGACGCCGCCGTACCGGTCTTTACTTTCGCCTTTGCCTCCTGTCAACATTTCGAACACGGATATTACACCGCCTACCGGCGGATGGCGGAGGAAGACCTCGACCTGATCCTTCACCTGGGAGATTACATATACGAACACGGAACCGGCGAATACCTCTCCCCCTCCGGCAACGTCCGGTCCCACAACAGCCGAAAACCCCAAACCCTGGAAGAGTACCGCAACCGGCACGCCCTGTACAAAACCGATCCCGAGCTTCAGAAGGCGCATGCCGCCTTTCCCTGGGTGGTTGTCTGGGATGACCACGAAGTGGAAAACAACTACGCCGGTACGGTTCCCCAGGGGGAAGAAGAAAGAAGGGATTTCATCCGCCGCCGGACGGCCGCCTACCGGGCCTATTATGAACACATGCCCCTCCGGAGCCGCTTCATGCCCCGACAGGGAGGGATTCAGCTGTACCGGCGTTTCCGTTGCGGAAACCTGGCCGACTTTCACGTCCTCGACACGCGCCAGTACCGCGACGATCAGGCGAACGGCGACGGATGGAAGCCGCCGAGCCGGGAATCGACCGAGCCGAACCGCACCCTTCTCGGCGCCGAACAGGAACGCTGGCTGTTGAACGGCCTTGAGCGCTCCGAGGCGCAATGGAATGTGATCGCCCAACAGGTCTTCTTTTCAAAAAAGGATGTGCGCATCGGAGACGGCGAACTGCTGAACATGGATTCTTGGGACGGATATCCGGCCAACCGGGATCGGATCCTGAAGTTCATCACCCACAAAGGGATTTCCAATCTGGTGGTTCTCACGGGAGACGTGCATTCCAACTGGGCCAACGAGATCAAGGCCGATTTCGACCGACCGGACTCGCCGACCGTCGGTGTCGAATTTGTCGGGACCTCCATCACCTCCGACGGAGACGGTTTCGACACCCGGAGCGACATCCGGCGCATCCTGGCTGAAAATCCCCATATCAAATTCTTCAACGGGCAACGGGGATACGTTCGGTGCACCGTGACCCCCGACACCTGGCGGACCGATTACCGGGTTCTCCCTTACGTGTCCCGCCCCGATGCGCCGATTACCACCCGGGCCACCTTCGTGGTGGAGAACGGACGACCCGGATTGCGCCGAGCGGACGGGGAATCCTCCATGGTAACCATCGGATGA
- a CDS encoding XTP/dITP diphosphatase, with protein MQADLRKKWPWTELIIATRNNHKVRELNALCERELGLPVVGLNRFSGVPEVAEDGDTFEANALKKAETVSRTLNRPVVADDSGLVVPSLGGAPGVRSARYAGPEADDRANNEKLLKALEGKSGKERAAYFVCVLALKIPGEEPRLVRGECGGRIALEPKGDQGFGYDPLFFLPEYGKTMGEIPPELKNRISHRAKAFQGLLRLLKEIYRFEKTVPTEGGGGR; from the coding sequence ATGCAGGCGGATCTTCGGAAAAAATGGCCGTGGACGGAGCTGATTATTGCCACGCGCAACAACCATAAGGTTCGCGAACTGAATGCTCTCTGCGAACGGGAGCTGGGCCTGCCGGTCGTCGGATTGAACCGGTTTTCGGGTGTTCCCGAAGTGGCGGAGGACGGGGATACCTTTGAGGCGAACGCCCTCAAGAAGGCGGAGACGGTCTCCCGCACCTTGAACCGTCCGGTTGTGGCCGATGACTCGGGACTGGTGGTTCCTTCCCTCGGGGGAGCTCCCGGCGTCCGATCCGCCCGTTACGCCGGTCCGGAGGCGGACGACCGGGCGAACAACGAAAAACTGCTCAAGGCTCTCGAGGGGAAATCCGGGAAGGAGCGGGCAGCTTACTTTGTGTGCGTTTTGGCGCTGAAGATTCCCGGGGAAGAACCCCGGTTGGTCCGCGGGGAATGCGGCGGCCGTATCGCCCTGGAACCGAAGGGGGATCAAGGTTTTGGATACGATCCCCTGTTTTTCCTCCCGGAATACGGGAAAACCATGGGAGAGATTCCGCCGGAGCTGAAAAACCGGATCAGTCACCGGGCAAAGGCTTTTCAAGGGTTGCTTCGGCTGCTGAAGGAGATTTACCGCTTTGAAAAAACCGTTCCTACGGAAGGGGGAGGGGGGCGGTGA
- a CDS encoding MarR family winged helix-turn-helix transcriptional regulator, producing MESFHSHDEELSLKLLIVFSRAFHRVAEKLKEDIRSHNLNTTEFAVLELLYNKGDQPIQQIGKKILLSSGSITYVIDKLEEKNLVCRRNCPTDRRVVYATITDGGKQLMKEIFPKHKKAVQQIFQALSPEEKQILISLLKKLGFSLET from the coding sequence ATGGAATCCTTTCATTCCCATGATGAGGAATTGTCTCTGAAACTGCTGATTGTTTTTTCGAGGGCCTTTCACAGGGTGGCGGAAAAATTAAAGGAAGACATTCGAAGCCACAACCTGAACACGACGGAATTCGCCGTCCTGGAGCTTTTGTACAACAAAGGCGATCAACCGATTCAGCAAATCGGGAAAAAAATCCTCTTGTCAAGCGGAAGCATCACCTACGTCATCGACAAATTGGAAGAGAAAAACCTGGTATGCCGCAGAAATTGCCCGACGGATCGCCGGGTCGTCTATGCAACCATCACCGACGGCGGCAAACAGTTAATGAAAGAGATATTTCCCAAGCACAAAAAAGCCGTTCAGCAAATTTTCCAAGCGCTCTCGCCGGAAGAAAAGCAAATCCTTATTTCCTTGTTGAAGAAATTGGGTTTCTCCTTGGAAACCTGA
- the rph gene encoding ribonuclease PH, producing the protein MRVDGRKHDEMRRVEIVRDYIKHAEGSVYISVGDTKVICTATVEDRVPPFMRGTGKGWITAEYAMLPRATQTRTVREASKGKLGGRTMEIQRLIGRSLRSVVDLTAIGERTLWLDCDVIQADGGTRTASVTGAFVAMADAFRKLTEEGVISSFPVKDLLAATSVGIVDGQTYLDLCFEEDSAAQVDMNVVMTGTGKFVELQGTGEESPFTSDQLVQMLDLARRGIQQLIQYERKLFGDVFDGIGEAGEDAGGSSEKMAVDGADYCHAQQP; encoded by the coding sequence TTGCGAGTAGACGGACGAAAACATGACGAAATGCGCCGCGTTGAGATCGTACGGGATTATATTAAACATGCCGAGGGGTCCGTCTACATAAGCGTCGGGGATACCAAAGTGATCTGCACCGCCACCGTGGAGGATCGCGTTCCTCCCTTTATGCGCGGAACCGGGAAGGGGTGGATCACCGCGGAGTACGCCATGCTGCCCAGGGCCACCCAGACGCGGACGGTGCGGGAAGCCAGCAAGGGGAAATTGGGAGGCCGGACGATGGAAATTCAGCGGCTGATCGGCCGTTCCCTGCGTTCCGTCGTCGATTTGACGGCCATCGGAGAGCGGACGCTTTGGCTGGACTGCGATGTGATCCAGGCCGACGGGGGGACCCGGACCGCGTCCGTCACGGGTGCCTTCGTGGCCATGGCTGATGCCTTCAGGAAGCTCACGGAGGAGGGAGTCATTTCTTCCTTTCCGGTAAAGGACCTTTTGGCGGCGACCAGCGTGGGGATCGTCGACGGTCAGACGTATCTCGACCTGTGCTTTGAGGAGGATTCCGCCGCCCAGGTGGACATGAACGTGGTCATGACGGGCACGGGAAAATTTGTGGAATTGCAGGGGACGGGGGAGGAATCCCCCTTCACTTCGGACCAACTCGTCCAGATGCTCGATCTCGCCCGTCGGGGAATCCAGCAATTGATCCAATATGAGCGGAAGTTGTTCGGCGACGTCTTTGACGGAATCGGGGAGGCTGGGGAGGATGCAGGCGGATCTTCGGAAAAAATGGCCGTGGACGGAGCTGATTATTGCCACGCGCAACAACCATAA